A single region of the Streptomyces sp. NBC_00236 genome encodes:
- a CDS encoding DsbA family protein, with translation MEIHRAVRAAVTLGLIGAFAGCAPGATEAKDARPAARTKTVGYANTTLLPERPASDGTTIVVGNPEARSTVHVYEDPRCPVVEEYERTGAKGLKELLLKGEIKAEYTFASFKDDRLGGDGSKRAVNALRAALEKGKFVEYHALLIANQPVAELRDGFTTDFLLSLAKSIPGLRDDAFDRAVRTMKYSSFVTASQKAYEQTGDDPIGPGTPTVVVNAHTIDGGLFGAVFDAELFGLLVTDLHERPYAWTTEYEPIREALEDAAVES, from the coding sequence ATGGAGATCCACAGAGCCGTCCGGGCGGCCGTCACACTGGGCCTCATCGGAGCCTTCGCGGGATGCGCACCGGGCGCCACCGAGGCGAAGGACGCCCGTCCGGCAGCACGGACCAAGACGGTCGGCTACGCGAACACCACACTGCTGCCCGAACGACCGGCCTCTGACGGGACGACGATCGTGGTCGGGAATCCCGAAGCACGCTCGACGGTGCACGTGTACGAGGATCCGCGGTGTCCCGTCGTCGAGGAGTACGAGCGGACGGGGGCCAAGGGGCTCAAGGAGCTGCTGCTCAAGGGGGAGATCAAGGCCGAGTACACCTTCGCCTCCTTCAAGGACGACCGTCTCGGCGGCGACGGTTCGAAGCGAGCGGTCAACGCGCTGCGGGCCGCGCTGGAGAAGGGGAAGTTCGTCGAGTACCACGCCCTGCTCATCGCGAACCAGCCTGTTGCCGAGCTCAGGGACGGGTTCACGACCGACTTCCTCCTGAGTCTGGCCAAGTCGATCCCGGGGCTGCGTGACGACGCCTTCGACCGGGCGGTCAGGACGATGAAGTACAGCTCCTTCGTCACGGCTTCCCAGAAGGCGTACGAGCAGACCGGTGACGATCCGATCGGACCGGGCACGCCCACGGTGGTCGTCAACGCCCACACCATCGACGGTGGTCTGTTCGGTGCCGTCTTCGACGCGGAACTGTTCGGCCTTCTGGTGACGGACCTTCACGAGCGCCCCTACGCGTGGACCACGGAGTACGAACCGATCAGGGAAGCGCTGGAGGACGCGGCCGTCGAGTCCTGA
- a CDS encoding citrate synthase 2 yields the protein MSDFVPGLEGVVAFETEIAEPDKEGGSLRYRGVDIEDLVGHVSFGNVWGLLVDGAFAPGLPPAEPFPIPVHSGDIRVDVQSALAMLAPVWGLKPLLDIDEETARNDLARAAVMALSYVAQSARGQGRPMVPQSEIDKAGSVVERFMIRWRGEPDPRHVKAVDAYWTSAAEHGMNASTFTARVIASTGADVAAALSGAVGAMSGPLHGGAPSRVLGMIEEIERTGDATAYVKQALDRGERLMGFGHRVYRAEDPRARVLRRTAEELGAPRFEVAQALEKAALEELHARRPDRVLATNVEFWAAIMLDFAEVPAHMFTSMFTCARTAGWSAHILEQKRTGRLVRPSAEYVGPSTRSPREIPGFEQLADLGN from the coding sequence ATGTCCGACTTCGTACCCGGACTCGAAGGAGTCGTCGCGTTCGAAACGGAGATCGCCGAACCCGACAAGGAAGGCGGTTCGCTGCGGTACCGAGGCGTCGACATCGAGGATCTCGTCGGCCACGTGTCGTTCGGCAACGTGTGGGGCCTGCTGGTCGACGGGGCGTTCGCTCCCGGCCTGCCGCCCGCCGAGCCGTTCCCGATCCCGGTGCACTCCGGTGACATCCGGGTCGACGTCCAGTCCGCCCTGGCGATGCTCGCGCCCGTGTGGGGCCTGAAGCCGCTGCTGGACATCGACGAGGAGACCGCCCGCAACGACCTGGCGCGGGCCGCCGTCATGGCGCTGTCGTACGTCGCGCAGTCCGCGCGCGGACAGGGCCGGCCGATGGTGCCGCAGAGCGAGATCGACAAGGCCGGATCCGTCGTGGAGCGGTTCATGATCCGCTGGCGCGGCGAGCCGGATCCGCGCCATGTGAAGGCCGTCGACGCGTACTGGACGTCGGCCGCCGAGCACGGCATGAACGCCTCGACGTTCACCGCCCGCGTCATCGCCTCCACCGGCGCCGACGTGGCCGCCGCGCTGTCCGGTGCGGTGGGCGCGATGTCGGGCCCGCTGCACGGGGGCGCGCCGTCCCGCGTCCTCGGCATGATCGAGGAGATCGAACGGACCGGCGACGCCACCGCGTACGTGAAGCAGGCCCTGGACCGGGGCGAGCGCCTGATGGGCTTCGGCCACCGCGTCTACCGGGCCGAGGACCCGCGCGCACGCGTCCTGCGCCGGACCGCGGAGGAGTTGGGCGCGCCCAGGTTCGAGGTGGCGCAGGCGCTGGAGAAGGCCGCGCTGGAAGAGCTGCACGCGCGGCGCCCGGACCGGGTGCTGGCGACGAACGTGGAGTTCTGGGCGGCGATCATGCTGGACTTCGCGGAGGTGCCGGCGCACATGTTCACGTCGATGTTCACGTGTGCGCGTACGGCGGGCTGGTCGGCGCACATCCTGGAGCAGAAGCGGACGGGGCGCCTGGTGCGCCCGTCGGCGGAGTACGTCGGCCCGTCGACGCGCAGTCCGCGGGAGATCCCGGGGTTCGAGCAGCTGGCGGACCTCGGTAACTGA
- the pdxH gene encoding pyridoxamine 5'-phosphate oxidase, producing the protein MREQYRSEAFTEDGLAADPMRQFAHWFRQVAAGGMLHEPNAMVVSTATPEGRPSSRTVLLKMYDERGFVFFTNYDSRKGRELTANPHVSLLFPWHPLARQVIVTGTASRVPRDETVAYFRTRPHGSQLGAWASEQSTVIGSREELIHRYEDLEARYPEGEKVPAPPHWGGFRVVPDTIEFWQGHENRLHDRLRYVRESGAWRVERLCP; encoded by the coding sequence ATGCGCGAGCAGTACCGGTCCGAGGCCTTCACCGAGGACGGACTCGCCGCCGATCCGATGCGGCAGTTCGCCCACTGGTTCCGGCAGGTCGCCGCCGGCGGCATGCTCCACGAGCCGAACGCCATGGTGGTGTCCACGGCGACCCCCGAAGGCCGCCCGTCCTCCCGCACGGTCCTGCTGAAGATGTACGACGAGCGCGGCTTCGTGTTCTTCACCAACTACGACTCCCGCAAGGGCCGGGAACTCACCGCCAACCCGCATGTCTCGCTGCTCTTCCCCTGGCACCCCCTGGCCCGCCAGGTCATCGTCACCGGCACCGCGTCCCGCGTTCCCCGCGACGAGACGGTCGCCTACTTCCGCACCCGTCCCCACGGCTCCCAGCTCGGCGCGTGGGCGAGCGAGCAGTCGACGGTGATCGGCTCCCGGGAGGAGCTGATCCACCGCTACGAGGACCTTGAGGCCCGCTACCCGGAGGGCGAGAAGGTCCCCGCACCCCCGCACTGGGGCGGCTTCCGCGTCGTCCCCGACACCATCGAGTTCTGGCAGGGGCACGAGAACCGGCTTCACGACCGGCTGCGCTACGTGCGGGAAAGCGGGGCGTGGCGCGTGGAGCGGCTCTGCCCGTAG
- a CDS encoding PAS domain-containing protein, with product MSPSTTSGTTDALGPEGPNGPDPAPGAELLAALLDGMDAALCAFDADGTVTHWNREAERILGWSAEEAVGRPGFAGWAVRRADAGEVQGRLMAVMDGPGRQVHEFALLRKDGGRVLVRTQSAGVRSADGKPAGVYCAFSEVHAQIDLERSIALSEALFEDASWGVVLVDVDLRPTVVNAHAARALGGGRTTLLGRPLGELIVQGVEDLEGALQHVLAEGAPPAPAELWVTLRTGDGDRRRCWRSGFLRLASPLAEEPVPLGVGWLFQDVTATKLAAQEADRSRFRSSQLHRASRSAAECEDPMEAATSSLDYALAGFADHALIDLVAGERLVRAAGTPSDAPGPCLPVAGGGIPLRYAPGHPALQAVDRTGSVRASAGAGSARAAGEWATERRWPADAVHALCVVLRSRGRTLGVVTFLRSSHRAAFERPDAVYAESVADRVAASVDLHQATSGPAPSRA from the coding sequence ATGAGTCCTTCCACGACCAGCGGAACGACCGACGCTCTCGGTCCCGAGGGTCCCAACGGTCCCGATCCGGCTCCCGGGGCGGAGCTGCTGGCGGCTCTCCTCGACGGGATGGACGCGGCCCTCTGCGCCTTCGACGCGGACGGGACCGTCACCCACTGGAACCGTGAGGCCGAGCGGATCCTCGGCTGGTCCGCCGAGGAGGCCGTCGGGCGGCCCGGGTTCGCCGGCTGGGCCGTGCGGCGGGCCGACGCGGGTGAGGTGCAGGGGCGGCTGATGGCCGTCATGGACGGGCCCGGGCGGCAGGTCCACGAGTTCGCGCTGCTGCGCAAGGACGGCGGGCGGGTGCTCGTACGGACCCAGTCGGCCGGGGTGCGGAGCGCGGACGGGAAGCCCGCCGGGGTGTACTGCGCGTTCAGCGAGGTCCATGCGCAGATCGACCTGGAGCGGTCCATCGCGCTGAGCGAGGCGCTGTTCGAGGACGCGTCGTGGGGTGTCGTCCTCGTGGACGTCGACCTGCGGCCGACCGTCGTCAACGCGCACGCGGCCCGCGCCCTGGGCGGTGGCCGGACGACGCTGCTGGGCCGGCCGCTCGGCGAGCTGATCGTGCAGGGCGTCGAGGACCTGGAGGGCGCCCTCCAGCACGTACTGGCCGAGGGCGCACCGCCCGCGCCCGCCGAGCTGTGGGTGACGTTGCGGACGGGCGACGGCGACCGGCGCCGCTGCTGGCGCAGCGGCTTCCTGCGGCTGGCCTCGCCGCTCGCGGAGGAGCCGGTGCCGCTGGGCGTCGGCTGGCTGTTCCAGGACGTGACGGCGACGAAACTGGCGGCCCAGGAGGCGGACCGGTCCCGGTTCCGGTCCAGCCAGCTGCACCGCGCCTCACGCTCGGCCGCCGAGTGCGAGGACCCCATGGAGGCGGCCACGTCGTCGCTGGACTACGCCCTCGCGGGCTTCGCCGACCACGCGCTGATCGACCTGGTGGCGGGCGAGCGCCTGGTACGCGCCGCGGGAACCCCGTCCGACGCCCCGGGCCCGTGCCTGCCGGTGGCCGGCGGCGGCATCCCGTTGCGGTACGCCCCGGGCCACCCCGCCCTCCAGGCGGTGGACCGTACGGGCTCGGTGCGGGCGTCGGCGGGTGCCGGTTCGGCCCGGGCGGCCGGGGAGTGGGCGACGGAGCGCCGCTGGCCGGCCGACGCGGTGCACGCGCTGTGCGTGGTGCTGCGGAGCCGGGGCCGGACCCTGGGCGTGGTGACGTTCCTGCGCTCCTCCCACCGCGCCGCGTTCGAGCGCCCGGACGCGGTGTACGCGGAGAGCGTCGCGGACCGGGTGGCGGCGTCGGTGGACCTGCATCAGGCGACGAGCGGCCCCGCCCCGTCCCGCGCCTGA
- a CDS encoding chloramphenicol phosphotransferase CPT family protein → MTSGRIIFLNGTSSSGKSSIARELLDILDDGVFFHLAVDSFNAMRSKRELGAQELDGALRRTRMGFHRSIAAMAEVGNDVVVDHVLSEPWRLLDCLTVLPPENVLFVGVRCPLDELVRRELARGDRPPGLAALQYDAVHAHGDYDLECDTGTASPRACAERIKEFLPHRTGPTAFTRLRRQHLPAAR, encoded by the coding sequence ATGACATCCGGCCGGATCATCTTCCTCAACGGGACGTCCAGTTCGGGGAAGTCCAGCATCGCCAGGGAGCTGCTGGACATCCTCGACGACGGCGTCTTCTTCCACCTGGCGGTCGACAGCTTCAACGCGATGCGCAGCAAGCGGGAGCTCGGGGCGCAGGAGCTCGACGGCGCGCTGCGCCGGACCAGGATGGGCTTCCACCGCTCGATCGCGGCCATGGCCGAGGTGGGCAACGACGTCGTGGTCGACCATGTACTGAGCGAGCCGTGGCGGCTGCTCGACTGCCTGACGGTGCTGCCGCCCGAGAACGTCCTGTTCGTCGGCGTTCGCTGCCCGCTGGACGAGCTGGTCCGCCGCGAGCTGGCCCGGGGCGACCGCCCGCCGGGGCTCGCGGCTCTCCAGTACGACGCGGTCCACGCCCACGGCGACTACGACCTGGAGTGCGACACGGGTACGGCGAGCCCGCGCGCCTGCGCCGAGCGCATCAAGGAGTTCCTGCCGCACCGCACCGGCCCGACCGCCTTCACGCGCCTCCGCCGGCAGCATCTGCCGGCCGCGCGGTAG
- a CDS encoding SIS domain-containing protein encodes MSESKLAGQFFDAAIGLLERVRDEESGSIAAAGAAIADTVVAGGRLFAFGAGHSSLAAQDVVYRAGGLALMNVLAVPGTLGVDVMPATLGSALERVDGLAGAVLDSSPAKAGDVLVIISLSGRNALPVEMALNARALGLKVIGVTSVAYAEGTRSRHSSGGFLRDHCDIVLDSKISIGDAELDVDGIEAPFAPASTVVTSAIMQSMMAAAAENLLERGVEPPLLRSGNVDGGHEWNGRVMTEYADRIFYRH; translated from the coding sequence ATGAGCGAAAGCAAGCTGGCCGGTCAGTTCTTCGACGCAGCGATCGGCCTGCTGGAGCGGGTGCGCGACGAGGAGTCCGGCTCCATCGCGGCCGCCGGTGCCGCGATCGCCGACACCGTCGTGGCCGGCGGCAGGCTCTTCGCCTTCGGCGCCGGACACTCCTCGCTGGCCGCCCAGGACGTCGTCTACCGTGCGGGCGGCCTCGCCCTGATGAACGTGCTGGCCGTCCCCGGCACCCTCGGCGTCGACGTCATGCCGGCGACCCTCGGCTCCGCCCTGGAGCGGGTCGACGGCCTCGCGGGCGCGGTGCTCGACTCCAGCCCGGCGAAGGCGGGCGACGTCCTCGTGATCATCTCGCTCTCCGGCCGCAACGCCCTGCCGGTCGAGATGGCGCTGAACGCCCGCGCGCTGGGCCTGAAGGTCATCGGCGTCACCTCCGTCGCGTACGCGGAAGGCACCCGCTCCCGGCACAGCTCGGGCGGATTCCTCCGGGACCACTGCGACATCGTCCTCGACAGCAAGATCTCCATCGGCGACGCCGAACTGGACGTCGACGGCATCGAGGCCCCCTTCGCCCCCGCGTCGACGGTCGTCACCAGCGCGATCATGCAGTCGATGATGGCCGCCGCGGCGGAGAACCTGCTGGAGCGGGGCGTCGAGCCGCCGCTGCTGCGGTCGGGCAACGTCGACGGGGGCCACGAGTGGAACGGGCGCGTGATGACGGAGTACGCGGACCGGATCTTCTACCGCCACTGA
- a CDS encoding metal-dependent transcriptional regulator, translating to MSGLIDTTEMYLRTILELEEEGVVPMRARIAERLDQSGPTVSQTVARMERDGLVQVAGDRHLELTEEGRRLATRVMRKHRLAECLLVDVIGLEWEQVHAEACRWEHVMSEAVERRVLELLRHPTESPYGNPIPGLEELGEKAEADPFLDASMVSLAELDPGADGKTVVVRRIGEPIQTDAQLMYTLRRAGVQPGSVVSVTQSPGGVLVGSSGEAAELDAEVASHVFVAKR from the coding sequence ATGTCCGGACTGATCGACACGACGGAGATGTATCTCCGCACCATCCTCGAACTCGAAGAGGAAGGCGTGGTCCCCATGCGCGCCCGGATCGCTGAACGGCTGGACCAGAGCGGTCCCACCGTCAGCCAGACGGTGGCGCGAATGGAGCGCGACGGCCTTGTGCAGGTCGCGGGGGACCGGCACCTGGAGCTGACGGAGGAAGGGCGCCGGCTGGCGACCCGCGTGATGCGCAAGCACCGGCTCGCCGAGTGTCTGCTCGTCGACGTGATCGGCCTGGAGTGGGAGCAGGTCCACGCCGAGGCGTGCAGGTGGGAGCACGTGATGAGCGAGGCCGTGGAGCGGCGGGTGCTGGAGCTGCTGCGCCACCCGACGGAGTCCCCGTACGGGAATCCCATCCCGGGACTGGAGGAGCTGGGCGAGAAGGCCGAGGCCGACCCGTTCCTCGACGCGAGCATGGTCAGCCTGGCGGAGCTCGACCCGGGCGCCGACGGCAAGACCGTGGTGGTCCGCCGGATCGGTGAGCCGATCCAGACGGACGCCCAGCTGATGTACACGCTGCGACGGGCGGGCGTGCAGCCCGGTTCGGTGGTCAGCGTGACGCAGTCGCCCGGCGGAGTGCTGGTCGGCAGCAGCGGAGAGGCGGCGGAACTGGACGCGGAGGTCGCGTCGCACGTGTTCGTGGCGAAGCGCTGA